Proteins encoded within one genomic window of Ctenopharyngodon idella isolate HZGC_01 chromosome 6, HZGC01, whole genome shotgun sequence:
- the c6h1orf159 gene encoding uncharacterized protein C1orf159 homolog isoform X1 produces the protein MSRVYYIISAALFVLEIPETKALLENSNDCCERIKRMNETCANISHCDPGLLQVQENSTIFCVSCDSTEQGNSTSFNNTRTSPSPETLLTIAGPGVVASVLLGTLLISLGLILSVASFFYLKRSNRLPGVFYGRNKAFIFQPSETAVMIPEATSSVRKPRYVRRERPSATSASNSVTVATGAVTKVYNV, from the exons ATGAGTAGAGTCTACTACATCATCAGTGCTGCTCTTTTTGTGTTAGAAATTCCAGAGACCAAG GCTCTGCTAGAAAACTCCAATGACTGTTGTGAAAGAataaaaagaatgaatgaaacCTGTGCAAATATTTCACACTGCGATCCTG GGCTCCTTCAAGTTCAGGAGaacagtacaatcttttgtgtGTCCTGTGACTCAACAGAACAGGGGAATTCAACTTCATTTAACAATA CAAGGACTAGTCCCTCTCCAGAAACATTACTCACGATTG CTGGTCCAGGTGTAGTGGCCTCTGTCCTTCTAGGAACTCTACTGATCAGCCTGGGCCTCATCCTCTCGGTTGCATCATTCTTTTACCTTAAGCGTTCCAACCGCCTCCCTGGTGTCTTCTACGGGCGCAATAAGg CTTTTATATTCCAACCAAGTGAGACG GCTGTCATGATTCCTGAAGCTACATCTTCAG TTCGCAAGCCAAGATATGTCAGGAGGGAGAGGCCTTCAGCAACATCAGCATCCAACAGTGTTACTGTGGCAACAGGGGCAGTAACCAAGGTATACAATGTGTGA
- the c6h1orf159 gene encoding uncharacterized protein C1orf159 homolog isoform X2: protein MNETCANISHCDPGLLQVQENSTIFCVSCDSTEQGNSTSFNNTRTSPSPETLLTIAGPGVVASVLLGTLLISLGLILSVASFFYLKRSNRLPGVFYGRNKAFIFQPSETAVMIPEATSSVRKPRYVRRERPSATSASNSVTVATGAVTKVYNV, encoded by the exons atgaatgaaacCTGTGCAAATATTTCACACTGCGATCCTG GGCTCCTTCAAGTTCAGGAGaacagtacaatcttttgtgtGTCCTGTGACTCAACAGAACAGGGGAATTCAACTTCATTTAACAATA CAAGGACTAGTCCCTCTCCAGAAACATTACTCACGATTG CTGGTCCAGGTGTAGTGGCCTCTGTCCTTCTAGGAACTCTACTGATCAGCCTGGGCCTCATCCTCTCGGTTGCATCATTCTTTTACCTTAAGCGTTCCAACCGCCTCCCTGGTGTCTTCTACGGGCGCAATAAGg CTTTTATATTCCAACCAAGTGAGACG GCTGTCATGATTCCTGAAGCTACATCTTCAG TTCGCAAGCCAAGATATGTCAGGAGGGAGAGGCCTTCAGCAACATCAGCATCCAACAGTGTTACTGTGGCAACAGGGGCAGTAACCAAGGTATACAATGTGTGA
- the LOC127514041 gene encoding interactor of HORMAD1 protein 1, with translation MKPNVWNIKEMLNILQLLGIGIKSGKGPGTSDYSSLTDSQFLLGSQMWPDNSQGFTQEMSGQSRGSQHTSQEMKEITVSSSYSSKPFLFGGDGKILNFTGGKSVGMLDRFEEEKRKAKEKFEREVLTNGILQLQESLENTRETLLNSIDGSSDITRKVLVERMDNFSKIIEGYLNTVKEGITCQFETMQSQTQIEMEDREVKSSLAAKELSSNMLNLQRDLEHLKVEQSKEQGMLGKILSQLTTLISIHKPIAGPSSARMIDSEVQTSPGLLERFCVISNEKHQESTMMCNRPAIYSGKEIEQNQCPLTTQKTQNRNAHALPVQKQQTAVTQVVSHDASQRLWCTQLVETTSSSPLVDTQSTASIEEHEKHYVDRHLVPEKTWNRLSTDALPPLKVPRRRQKALNYRGKKRALVLPQRQPLRKKGAVKFSKDSPQNEDFQCEQKDRVPLSSLCDNWKMTNKSVAENHLKLQQQATVAPVSRCVAEQPLNPFSLWSEDTESSQMMVEYKMAEWENVVPEPKASVVVGEGGLWQLFDFTNDSE, from the exons ATGAAGCCCAATGTCTGGAATATTAAGGAGATGTTGAACATCCTGCAACTTCTGGGTAT AGGGATAAAATCTGGTAAGGGTCCGGGAACCAGTGACTACTCCAGCCTGACTGACTCTCAGTTTCTGTTGGGCTCTCAAATGTGGCCTGACAATTCACAAGGGTTTACTCAGGAGATGAGTGGGCAGAGCAGAGGTTCTCAGCATACCTCACAGGAG ATGAAGGAAATTACGGTGTCCAGCAGTTATAGTTCTAAGCCATTTTTGTTTGGCGGTGATGGAAAAATCCTAAACTTCACTGGTGGCAAATCTGTTGGCATGTTGGACAGATTTGAGGAGGAGAAGAGAAAAGCCAAAGAAAAATTTGAAAG GGAAGTTCTAACTAATGGAATTCTACAATTGCAAGAATCTCTGGAAAAT ACCAGAGAGACTTTATTAAATTCCATTGATGGAAGCAGTGACATTACCAGAAAAGTTTTAGTGGAGAGAATggataatttttcaaaaataa TTGAAGGTTATTTAAACACTGTGAAAGAGGGTATAACATGTCAATTTGAGACTATGCAGAGCCAAACACAAATAGAAATGGAAGACAGAGAAGTTAAG AGCAGTCTGGCTGCAAAAGAGTTGAGCTCAAACATGCTTAACCTCCAACGGGATCTGGAACATCTAAAAGTAGAGCAGAGCAAGGAGCAGGGCATGCTGGGAAAAATTCTTTCTCAGCTTACCACTTTGATTTCTATTCACAAGCCAATAGCAGGACCTAGCTCTGCCAGAATGATTGACAGTGAAGTCCAAACATCACCTGGTCTGTTAGAGAGGTTCTGTGTCATTTCAAATGAGAAACACCAAGAGAGCACGATGATGTGCAATAGGCCTGCCATTTATTCAGGAAAAGAAATAGAACAGAACCAGTGTCCACTTACCACACAGAAGACACAAAACAGAAATGCACACGCTCTGCCTGTACAAAAACAGCAGACAGCAGTCACACAGGTGGTTTCCCATGATGCTTCACAGAGATTATGGTGCACACAGTTAGTTGAGACCACATCTTCAAGCCCACTTGTGGATACTCAATCTACTGCATCCATAGAGGAGCATGAAAAACATTATGTAGACAGACACCTGGTGCCTGAAAAAACATGGAACAGATTGAGCACTGATGCGTTGCCACCTCTGAAAGTACCTAGGAGGCGCCAAAAAGCCCTGAATTATAGGGGGAAAAAGAGAGCCTTGGTTCTCCCACAAAGACAaccactgagaaaaaaaggagCAGTGAAATTTTCAAAGGACAGCCCACAGAATGAAGACTTTCAGTGTGAACAAAAAGACAGAGTACCTTTGTCTTCTCTTTGTGACAACTGGAAAATGACCAACAAATCTGTTGCAGAGAATCACTTAAAACTACAGCAGCAAGCCACTGTAGCACCAGTCAGTAGGTGTGTAGCTGAACAACCACTAAACCCCTTCAGTTTGTGGTCTGAGGACACAGAGAGTTCCCAAATGATGGTGGAATACAAGATGGCTGAGTGGGAAAATGTGGTGCCTGAACCTAAAGCTAGTGTCGTAGTAGGAGAAGGTGGCCTGTGGCAGCTCTTTGACTTTACTAATGACTCAGAATAA